A window of Cryptomeria japonica chromosome 3, Sugi_1.0, whole genome shotgun sequence contains these coding sequences:
- the LOC131874317 gene encoding uncharacterized protein LOC131874317, whose translation MTYWDEKMRGRWFGLRIRSFVGPAGIGCCMHDEVGTELARAAKPIGLVSNNRAEILALIEGLLLYQNRGIRKLAIEGDSAIIINGLRKGSLSDWKLNVLLTRALCLLNNFEKLTFNHIYREGNSRADALANARAASQFIS comes from the exons ATGACctattgggatgagaagatgagaggGAGATGGTTTGGTTTGAGGATCCGTTCCTTCGTTG GTCCTGCAGGTATTGGTTGTTGTATGCATGATGAAGTTGGGACGGAATTGGCTAGGGCAGCTAAACCCATAGGACTTGTGTCCAACAATAGGGCTGAAATATTAGCCCTCATTGAAGGTCTTCTTCTCTACCAAAATAGGGGCATTCGCAAATTGGCTATTGAAGGAGACTCGGCCATTATCATTAATGGCCTCAGAAAAGGCTCCCTTTCTGATTGGAAGCTAAATGTGCTCTTAACAAGAGCTCTTTGTCTCCTAAACAATTTTGAGAAATTGACCTTCAATCATATCTATCGAGAAGGAAATTCTAGAGCAGATGCATTGGCTAATGCCAGAGCTGCTAGTCAGTTTATAAGTTAA